From the genome of Gracilibacillus salitolerans, one region includes:
- a CDS encoding ABC transporter permease codes for MTFRQFAFNNVKRNSRQYLSYFFSCMFSVAVFFIYAVIMFHPEIQNHDFRDVVQSGITAVEVIIFGFSFLFVLYSTGAFIKSRKKEYGILMTLGISKSQLNRLLILENSIIGLVSIIAGILIGTLFSNLFIMGFSNLLGLENSLGFQISWKALLLTFVGYFIMFELNSLIVVWTLRVNSIVNLFLGAKAPKRTPKFSWILAIIGFLLVIAAYYLAWTSDLLSIGYRMLPILGLIIPGTYLLFTQFSVLFIHLLKKNKHLYFKKTNILTISELGYKLKDHARLLFFVTILSAVAFTASGVLYGVFDSAETEASVYVPQDVSFLSKGEENIDKMDEEVSKFTKTLDEEKIDYQALTVDRTQALTMIDGVETWVDILSYSDYKSLLELNDEELTENLGENEMMVMLATFEMTFSNRISDELTIESENNQQTLQTKIVPTIVNSNYHTRHTVVVNDEMYKEFASVAEPNEKYRYIALTFDDWVANAELIDETVDKIDNEIVSGIDTKANTYLAMRNSLSYALFFGLFISVLFFLAAGSILYFKIYQDLDKDVRQYHALYRIGLTIGEMKKIATQQVAYLFFIPFILAVIHAGFAFKALQNMLESSVLIPSVTLISGYLLVYAIYFFFIRGLYIRKIKQVM; via the coding sequence ATGACCTTCAGACAGTTCGCGTTTAATAATGTCAAACGTAACTCCCGTCAATATCTCAGTTATTTCTTTAGCTGTATGTTTTCCGTAGCTGTGTTCTTTATTTATGCGGTGATTATGTTTCACCCAGAAATTCAGAATCATGATTTTCGTGACGTAGTCCAGTCTGGAATCACAGCTGTTGAAGTAATTATTTTTGGCTTTTCCTTTTTGTTTGTGCTTTATTCGACAGGCGCTTTTATTAAATCTCGTAAAAAAGAATACGGTATATTAATGACGCTTGGCATCAGTAAAAGTCAGCTCAATCGGCTGTTAATTTTGGAAAATTCTATTATTGGATTAGTATCGATCATTGCTGGTATATTAATTGGAACGCTGTTTTCTAATTTGTTTATTATGGGCTTTTCTAACTTGCTTGGTCTGGAAAATTCCTTAGGTTTTCAAATTTCATGGAAAGCACTTCTCTTAACATTTGTCGGCTACTTCATTATGTTTGAACTGAACTCATTGATTGTAGTATGGACATTGAGAGTTAATTCCATCGTCAATTTATTTCTTGGAGCAAAAGCGCCAAAGAGAACACCGAAGTTTTCGTGGATACTTGCGATCATTGGCTTCCTATTAGTGATTGCTGCTTATTACCTGGCATGGACATCGGATTTACTGTCGATCGGATACCGGATGTTGCCGATTTTAGGTTTGATTATTCCGGGGACTTATTTGTTATTCACTCAATTTTCCGTGTTATTTATCCATCTGCTCAAGAAAAATAAGCACCTCTATTTTAAGAAAACGAACATACTAACTATTTCTGAATTGGGCTATAAATTAAAAGATCATGCACGGTTGCTATTTTTCGTTACGATCTTAAGTGCTGTTGCCTTCACAGCATCCGGTGTTCTCTATGGTGTATTCGATAGTGCAGAAACAGAAGCATCTGTCTATGTACCACAGGATGTCTCTTTTTTAAGTAAAGGGGAAGAGAATATTGACAAGATGGATGAGGAAGTAAGCAAGTTTACGAAGACATTAGATGAGGAAAAGATTGATTATCAAGCCTTAACTGTTGATCGTACCCAAGCTCTTACCATGATCGATGGCGTAGAAACATGGGTTGATATCTTATCCTATTCTGATTACAAGTCCTTATTAGAGCTAAATGACGAAGAGTTAACAGAAAACCTCGGTGAAAATGAGATGATGGTAATGCTCGCAACTTTTGAGATGACCTTTTCAAACCGAATATCAGATGAATTAACAATAGAGTCAGAAAACAATCAGCAAACATTACAAACGAAAATTGTTCCAACTATTGTGAATAGTAACTATCATACGCGACATACTGTTGTCGTAAATGATGAAATGTATAAAGAGTTTGCATCTGTTGCCGAACCTAACGAAAAATACCGATATATTGCTTTAACATTTGATGATTGGGTGGCAAATGCAGAGTTAATTGACGAGACTGTAGATAAAATAGATAATGAAATTGTTTCTGGTATTGACACCAAGGCAAATACTTACTTAGCTATGAGAAACTCATTGTCCTACGCTTTATTTTTCGGATTATTTATCAGTGTGCTCTTCTTCCTTGCCGCAGGATCCATTCTTTATTTTAAAATATATCAGGATTTAGATAAAGATGTCAGACAATATCATGCCTTGTATCGGATTGGCTTAACAATTGGGGAAATGAAAAAAATCGCAACTCAACAAGTAGCCTATTTGTTTTTTATACCCTTTATATTGGCTGTCATTCATGCAGGATTTGCCTTTAAGGCACTGCAAAATATGCTTGAATCATCTGTTTTAATACCGAGCGTAACATTGATTAGTGGTTATTTATTGGTATATGCGATTTACTTTTTCTTCATTCGTGGATTGTATATTCGTAAAATTAAACAAGTGATGTAA
- a CDS encoding ABC transporter ATP-binding protein encodes MSLLQATNISKVYGSKRGIEHKAIDNLSLSIEKGEFVGVMGPSGSGKTTLLNVLSTIDRLSAGTLTINCEEITRLSKGKLAKFRRREMGFIFQDFNLLDTLTIAENIMLPLTLDGWKVKDMENKLAQIANQLGIDTILRNRSFEVSGGQMQRAAIARAIIHEPSIIFADEPTGNLDSKASRQVMDTLSQLNSQKEATTLMVSHDPFAASFCERILFIKDGKIFNELHKGDNRQSFFQEILNVQSMLGGDTDDLQTVRV; translated from the coding sequence ATGAGCCTATTACAGGCAACTAATATTTCAAAAGTATACGGAAGTAAACGTGGAATCGAACATAAAGCAATCGATAATCTTTCACTTTCAATTGAAAAAGGGGAATTCGTCGGTGTAATGGGACCATCTGGTAGTGGTAAAACAACCTTACTCAATGTTCTGTCAACGATTGACCGCTTATCTGCAGGTACACTTACAATTAACTGTGAAGAGATTACTCGTTTATCAAAAGGCAAACTTGCTAAGTTCAGACGACGGGAAATGGGCTTTATTTTTCAGGATTTCAATCTATTAGATACATTAACGATTGCCGAAAATATTATGCTTCCGCTCACACTAGACGGTTGGAAAGTAAAAGATATGGAAAATAAATTAGCTCAGATTGCAAATCAACTTGGTATTGACACGATTCTGCGTAATCGTAGCTTTGAAGTCTCAGGGGGACAAATGCAACGCGCTGCTATTGCCCGGGCAATTATTCATGAACCATCGATTATTTTTGCTGATGAACCTACAGGCAACTTGGATTCAAAAGCTTCGAGACAAGTGATGGACACTCTTTCGCAATTAAACAGCCAGAAAGAAGCGACAACACTAATGGTGTCACATGATCCTTTCGCTGCCAGCTTCTGTGAACGAATTCTGTTCATTAAAGACGGAAAAATATTTAATGAACTCCATAAAGGGGATAACCGTCAATCCTTTTTCCAAGAGATCTTGAATGTGCAGTCAATGCTAGGGGGAGATACCGATGACCTTCAGACAGTTCGCGTTTAA
- a CDS encoding sensor histidine kinase produces MKGYLKDQIGSIIFFYSQIALVMIVAQLASSLGGSRIGKSDFLYMFIIVTFFLTIYHLYRYTKYRDIYRYTIDDASESAWLPNTPDHLTTQLKEHYEKQYQSYKQQVELLHTEKKQENIFMQQWIHQMKTPLSVMRLTLEKEEHNLPTQLKQNMDEELDRMKHGLQLALYQSRLQQFERDFHVEKIVVKDLVHTIIQEYKSSFIRNRVYPKVEIDPSLHIYSDQKWLGFVLEQITGNAIKYAGDTNSTIHYQASVWEGAVELKVIDHGIGIPQQDIKRIFDPFFTGENGRHYRESTGMGLFLAKQICDSLEHQLEVSSEATKGTTITIRFDPS; encoded by the coding sequence ATGAAAGGTTACCTAAAAGATCAGATTGGTTCGATCATCTTTTTTTATTCGCAAATTGCGTTAGTAATGATAGTAGCACAACTCGCCAGTTCGCTAGGTGGTTCGCGAATTGGTAAAAGCGATTTTCTTTATATGTTCATTATCGTTACTTTTTTCCTTACTATTTATCATCTCTATCGGTATACAAAATATCGTGATATTTATCGTTATACTATTGATGATGCCTCAGAGTCAGCATGGTTGCCGAATACACCAGATCATCTTACAACTCAATTAAAAGAGCACTATGAAAAACAATATCAAAGCTACAAGCAGCAAGTAGAACTACTTCATACTGAAAAAAAACAAGAGAATATCTTTATGCAGCAATGGATCCATCAGATGAAAACACCACTATCTGTGATGCGATTAACCTTAGAAAAAGAAGAACATAATCTGCCCACACAATTAAAGCAAAACATGGATGAGGAATTAGACCGGATGAAACATGGGCTACAGCTTGCTTTATACCAATCGCGATTACAGCAATTTGAACGTGATTTTCATGTGGAGAAAATTGTCGTGAAAGATTTAGTGCATACGATTATCCAGGAATATAAATCGAGTTTTATCCGTAATCGTGTTTATCCAAAGGTAGAGATCGACCCATCTTTACATATCTATTCTGATCAGAAATGGCTGGGATTTGTACTGGAACAAATCACGGGTAATGCGATTAAATATGCTGGCGACACGAACAGTACTATTCACTATCAAGCATCAGTATGGGAAGGTGCCGTCGAATTAAAGGTAATCGATCACGGCATCGGGATACCCCAACAGGACATCAAGCGTATTTTTGACCCTTTTTTTACGGGGGAAAATGGTAGACACTATCGCGAATCGACTGGAATGGGACTATTTCTCGCTAAACAGATATGTGATTCATTGGAACATCAACTTGAGGTGAGCTCTGAAGCAACGAAAGGAACCACCATTACGATACGTTTTGATCCGTCCTGA
- a CDS encoding response regulator transcription factor, translating into MRRIYIVEDDPKIRDILADYLQKYDYEIASVNDFDQIQEEFQNYQPHLVLLDINLPRFDGFYWCRKIRAISNCPIIFISARDSGMDQVMAIENGADDYITKPFQLEVVLAKIKSLMRRVYGEYRTDKNGHLIDVSGLQLDNSTFILSFQDKQCLLTKKECLLAQALLTQVEKIISREYLLERLWDDQDFVDDNTLSVNITRLRKKLADLGIEDALRTIRGAGYKLEKVWERSS; encoded by the coding sequence ATGAGGCGTATTTATATTGTCGAAGATGATCCGAAAATTCGCGATATATTAGCAGATTATTTGCAAAAGTATGATTATGAGATAGCTTCTGTAAACGATTTTGATCAGATCCAGGAAGAGTTTCAAAACTATCAGCCACATTTAGTATTATTAGATATTAATTTACCGAGATTTGACGGCTTTTACTGGTGCCGCAAAATCCGTGCGATTAGTAATTGTCCGATTATTTTCATCTCTGCCCGTGATAGTGGCATGGATCAAGTAATGGCGATTGAAAATGGTGCAGATGATTACATAACCAAGCCATTTCAGCTCGAAGTCGTATTGGCGAAAATCAAAAGTCTAATGCGTCGTGTTTACGGTGAATATCGTACAGATAAAAATGGTCATTTAATAGATGTCAGTGGCTTACAGTTAGATAACTCTACGTTTATCCTATCCTTTCAAGATAAACAATGTCTGTTAACAAAGAAGGAATGCCTATTAGCACAAGCATTACTGACACAGGTAGAAAAAATCATTTCCCGTGAATATTTACTGGAGCGATTATGGGATGATCAGGATTTCGTTGATGATAATACATTAAGCGTGAATATTACAAGATTGCGAAAGAAACTGGCTGATTTAGGGATAGAGGATGCATTGAGAACGATTCGTGGTGCGGGATACAAATTAGAAAAAGTCTGGGAGCGTTCATCATGA
- a CDS encoding potassium channel family protein — protein MVAVISILLIVFLLIGSLSAFIFGKAHQRSFFSYEIFYTLLAVYFTVLTSFACLYFVLSFQGVLLLDDGQLRKLPPFETLAHSFYFSGVTLMTVGYGDITPIGWGRLLALVESLIGYILPPAFFLKIWQGKGERDVY, from the coding sequence ATGGTTGCCGTTATATCGATTCTATTAATCGTCTTCTTATTAATAGGAAGTTTATCCGCTTTTATTTTCGGAAAAGCACATCAGCGCAGTTTCTTTTCCTATGAAATCTTTTATACGTTACTCGCTGTCTATTTCACCGTACTCACCTCATTTGCTTGTTTATATTTTGTATTGTCCTTTCAAGGTGTGTTGTTACTGGATGATGGTCAATTGAGGAAATTACCACCGTTTGAAACATTGGCTCATTCCTTCTATTTCAGCGGTGTCACATTAATGACAGTCGGTTATGGTGATATAACACCAATCGGCTGGGGAAGGCTACTGGCACTTGTGGAATCATTAATCGGCTACATTTTACCGCCCGCTTTCTTTCTGAAAATATGGCAGGGTAAAGGGGAACGTGATGTATATTAG
- the bcp gene encoding thioredoxin-dependent thiol peroxidase has protein sequence MTVETGQAVQDFELTNNEGETVKLSDYKGKNVVLYFYPKDDTPGCTTEACDFRDNYESFQDLDAVILGVSPDSEDSHKKFIDKHDLPFELLVDEDKKVAEQFGVWQLKNKFGKEYMGIVRSTFIIDKEGVLQKEFRNVQVKGHVEKALNYIREEL, from the coding sequence ATGACAGTTGAAACAGGACAAGCTGTACAAGATTTTGAATTAACGAATAATGAAGGGGAAACAGTAAAACTCTCCGATTATAAAGGGAAAAATGTTGTCCTTTATTTCTATCCGAAAGATGATACCCCAGGCTGTACGACAGAAGCTTGTGATTTCCGTGATAACTATGAAAGCTTCCAGGACTTAGACGCAGTAATTCTCGGTGTAAGCCCGGATTCAGAGGATAGTCATAAGAAATTCATCGATAAGCATGACCTACCTTTTGAATTATTAGTGGATGAAGACAAGAAAGTAGCGGAACAATTCGGCGTATGGCAATTAAAGAACAAATTCGGTAAAGAGTATATGGGAATTGTTCGCTCTACATTTATTATCGACAAAGAAGGCGTCTTACAGAAAGAATTCCGCAATGTACAAGTAAAAGGACACGTTGAAAAAGCATTAAATTACATTCGTGAAGAATTGTAA
- a CDS encoding cob(I)yrinic acid a,c-diamide adenosyltransferase, protein MRIYTRSGDKGETSLIYGTRVPKNHARVEAYGTCDEVNAGIGQVISYIEQEEFPVKATLIEELHYIQTILFHVGSELATPEDKEVTWKLEQRHIDSLEQQIDKWQENLPELRNFILPSGHIAASTLHHARTVARRAERIAVGIQDQLHDSLAIKYLNRLSDYLFVVARTVNHQLDVEEKNLIADI, encoded by the coding sequence ATGCGCATTTATACAAGATCAGGCGATAAAGGAGAAACATCGCTTATATATGGAACACGGGTACCAAAAAACCATGCACGAGTGGAGGCGTATGGTACATGTGATGAAGTAAATGCCGGAATTGGTCAAGTAATCAGTTATATCGAGCAAGAAGAGTTTCCAGTAAAAGCTACATTAATAGAAGAACTTCATTATATTCAAACGATTCTGTTCCATGTTGGTTCAGAGCTGGCAACACCAGAAGATAAAGAAGTGACATGGAAGCTGGAGCAACGTCACATTGATTCTTTAGAACAACAGATCGACAAATGGCAGGAAAATCTCCCCGAATTGCGGAATTTCATTTTGCCTTCCGGTCATATTGCGGCTAGCACCCTTCACCATGCGAGAACAGTGGCAAGAAGAGCAGAACGAATTGCAGTCGGAATTCAGGATCAATTACACGACTCATTAGCGATAAAATATTTAAATCGCTTATCCGATTATTTGTTTGTTGTGGCCCGAACAGTGAACCATCAGTTAGACGTGGAAGAAAAGAATTTAATAGCGGATATCTAA
- the perR gene encoding peroxide-responsive transcriptional repressor PerR — translation MAVSEHMLQEAVDKLKSSGVRITPQRHAVLEFLLNAETHPTADDIYKALEGKFPNMSVATVYNNLRVFREIGLVRELTYGDSSSRFDCNTSKHYHIICDSCGKIVDFHYPSLDEVESLAEQITGFDVSHHRMEVYGVCQECKKEKNQIV, via the coding sequence ATGGCGGTGTCTGAACATATGCTGCAAGAAGCGGTAGATAAATTAAAATCTTCAGGCGTTCGAATTACACCACAGCGTCATGCGGTGTTGGAATTTTTATTGAATGCTGAAACTCACCCTACTGCTGATGATATTTATAAAGCATTGGAAGGAAAATTTCCTAATATGAGTGTTGCAACTGTATATAATAATTTGCGTGTATTTCGCGAAATCGGCTTGGTTCGTGAATTGACATATGGAGATTCGTCCAGTCGTTTTGATTGTAACACATCTAAGCATTATCATATTATATGTGATAGTTGTGGGAAAATCGTTGACTTTCACTATCCAAGCCTTGATGAAGTTGAGTCATTAGCAGAGCAGATTACTGGGTTTGATGTAAGCCATCACCGAATGGAAGTATACGGTGTTTGTCAGGAATGTAAAAAAGAGAAAAACCAAATAGTTTAA
- a CDS encoding YgzB family protein, whose amino-acid sequence MADITYKSKINKIRTFALSLVFIGFIIMYVGLLFKNIGWLMLIFMILGTLSVIFSSVVYFWIGMLSTRAIPIICPSCEKPTKMLGRVDACMHCKQPLTLDKDLEGKEFDESYNSKKKRR is encoded by the coding sequence ATGGCGGATATTACATATAAAAGTAAAATAAATAAAATCAGAACCTTCGCATTGTCTTTAGTTTTTATCGGATTCATCATTATGTATGTTGGTTTACTCTTTAAGAATATCGGATGGTTGATGCTGATCTTTATGATTTTAGGAACGCTCTCCGTTATCTTCAGCTCAGTCGTTTATTTCTGGATCGGCATGCTCTCTACCCGAGCCATACCTATTATATGTCCAAGCTGTGAAAAACCAACCAAAATGCTGGGGCGTGTTGATGCCTGTATGCATTGTAAACAACCTCTTACACTGGACAAGGACTTAGAAGGAAAAGAATTTGATGAAAGTTATAATTCAAAGAAAAAACGTCGCTGA
- a CDS encoding nucleotidyltransferase-like protein, which produces MEDILRPIYQERASNRNTMGILIMEKKKKISPETDNFDSILLVVVKGLEEKWIVKHYEFKDQSAALHVIDRDLLEEWIEKSIYRRAVEWIINGRIIYDRNEYLANLKETLRVFPCENRKLRLTIEFSKLTRSYIESRDLFESGNYLDAYSRLLRSLHYLGRISILDKGYHPEVMVWSQIKRIDPEVYKLYEELVRSTEEMNKRVELMLIAMDFAVNQRTEACAAHLLEVMRTRDTPWGFGELKTHPDVAPYMYDLVSVVEYLVSKDIIEVVLEETKSTSIRHRKYQVTKK; this is translated from the coding sequence TTGGAGGATATTTTACGTCCTATTTATCAAGAAAGAGCAAGTAACCGTAACACAATGGGCATACTGATTATGGAGAAAAAGAAAAAAATCAGCCCGGAGACAGATAATTTTGATTCTATTTTGTTAGTAGTTGTAAAAGGATTAGAAGAGAAATGGATTGTGAAACATTATGAGTTTAAAGATCAATCTGCAGCATTGCATGTTATTGATCGTGATTTATTAGAAGAATGGATTGAAAAAAGTATATACAGACGAGCGGTAGAGTGGATTATTAATGGAAGAATCATCTATGACCGTAACGAGTATTTGGCAAATTTAAAGGAAACATTACGGGTATTTCCTTGTGAGAACAGGAAACTACGCTTAACCATCGAATTTTCCAAATTGACAAGAAGTTATATTGAATCTCGTGATCTTTTTGAATCTGGTAATTACTTAGATGCATACAGCAGGTTGTTGCGTTCTTTACATTACTTAGGAAGAATTTCTATTTTAGATAAAGGCTATCATCCAGAAGTGATGGTATGGAGTCAGATAAAACGAATCGATCCGGAAGTTTATAAGTTATATGAAGAATTAGTGCGAAGTACAGAAGAAATGAATAAAAGAGTCGAGCTGATGTTAATAGCGATGGATTTTGCAGTCAACCAACGAACAGAGGCATGTGCAGCCCATTTATTAGAGGTGATGCGCACACGTGACACACCTTGGGGATTCGGTGAGTTAAAAACACATCCGGATGTAGCTCCTTATATGTATGATTTAGTAAGTGTAGTAGAGTATTTAGTTTCAAAGGATATAATCGAAGTTGTATTGGAAGAAACCAAAAGCACATCCATTCGTCATCGTAAATATCAAGTCACGAAAAAGTAG
- a CDS encoding response regulator transcription factor, producing the protein MYNVMIVDDEHVIQLSLQKLLKKRKDAFSVIGIAEDGKEAIQLLEKHSIDLIITDICMPEMDGLELIEATKKIDPTVKFIIISGYNDFNYAQKAIRFGVSDFILKPIVPDQIFTTIDNIYRQMKRYEYSYTKHNDWVLLLETYKKEIVEYIWQFNEEKAHEKISTIIEGHHKLQNNPFSLSQLLENLLKDIENELINRNLSLPQRQPEYMKWPYTMDLIIKRAKNEISYLINTIKGLRNLGSRQNILKAVEYVKENFSKEDLSLQEVAGNIGVSEAYFSRSFKEEMNISFKKYLIKLRMTKAKEMIIDLEMNITNIAFKVGFSDYPHFSKTFKKYYGLTPIEFKKQVEKNGLLSK; encoded by the coding sequence ATGTATAACGTCATGATTGTAGATGATGAACATGTAATTCAATTAAGTTTACAAAAACTGCTTAAAAAAAGAAAAGATGCATTTTCAGTAATAGGAATTGCTGAAGATGGAAAAGAAGCTATTCAATTGCTAGAGAAACACTCTATAGATTTAATTATTACAGATATTTGCATGCCCGAAATGGATGGACTTGAACTTATAGAAGCTACTAAAAAAATTGACCCAACCGTTAAGTTTATCATCATTTCTGGCTATAATGATTTCAATTATGCACAAAAAGCCATTCGTTTTGGTGTTTCGGATTTTATTTTAAAACCTATCGTACCGGACCAAATATTCACCACCATAGATAATATCTATAGACAAATGAAAAGATATGAATATTCTTATACAAAACATAATGATTGGGTACTGCTCCTTGAAACCTATAAGAAAGAGATTGTTGAATATATTTGGCAATTTAATGAAGAGAAAGCGCACGAAAAAATTAGCACTATTATTGAAGGGCATCATAAGCTGCAAAATAATCCATTTTCTCTCTCTCAATTATTAGAAAATCTATTAAAAGATATTGAAAACGAATTAATAAACAGAAACCTTAGTCTTCCTCAACGTCAGCCTGAATATATGAAATGGCCATATACGATGGATTTGATTATTAAAAGAGCAAAAAATGAAATAAGTTATTTGATAAATACCATTAAAGGACTTCGTAATTTAGGATCACGTCAAAACATCCTAAAAGCTGTAGAATATGTAAAGGAAAACTTTTCAAAAGAGGATTTATCGCTGCAAGAGGTAGCTGGTAATATTGGAGTTTCAGAAGCTTATTTTAGTCGTTCTTTTAAAGAAGAAATGAACATTAGTTTTAAAAAATATTTAATTAAACTAAGAATGACAAAAGCGAAAGAAATGATAATAGACTTAGAAATGAATATTACTAATATTGCTTTTAAAGTGGGCTTCTCTGATTACCCCCATTTTAGCAAAACATTTAAAAAATATTATGGCCTGACACCAATTGAATTTAAAAAGCAGGTAGAAAAAAATGGGCTTCTATCTAAATAG
- a CDS encoding sensor histidine kinase yields the protein MHTCDFLLSSNRTNTIKKIQGMEVVIMKAHSIKGKLLWIFIFFVFLPISIIGFIWYENSTSTIEQAAIQSNKKLMQQTNEYLNLYISNLENSTYPFISNPQIQRFINSGELSRYEYFILSEQIEKELFTQMMDGRSDIVGISLISKNNRQINYYNSTELIDMDRVRNRNYSILNKATEMNNFNVIGLQKIGSQPVITVSRKIHSNNSYLYEALLIVDINLNQISNISNNLYIENSNVWIMDYTGQIIYHTNPNLIGEYVKSATLDRYLKNRSDIFTTTQNKEKDIFIYEHFQATDWVLIAQLPHEKIISHLLKLRTITIILGGVIIMVALSVFGGFSLSLTGSLSYLQNLMKKVELGDLTVQNTKYKERKDEIGNLFRSFNRMINELKRLYEEVHSAQLKEQKMQIKQKESALRAMQAQINPHFLYNTLEIINSHAILEDNMVISKTATSLAHMFRYNLGDARQVVSLREEIDHIKSYLEIQKERHRHLEIDLQIDDECLEAISIIRLSLQPLVENAFLHGYQDHKMKASYIGIHTFTKSDYYIVQIIDKGYGINSKIKEKYNLAFKSTIDNHIQDKEKESKSIGLWNVHERIRLAFGSSYGLHIKEVTQGKGTIIEIKLPYSEEANSCITS from the coding sequence TTGCATACTTGTGATTTTTTGCTCTCAAGTAATAGAACTAATACAATTAAAAAAATTCAAGGTATGGAAGTGGTAATAATGAAAGCGCATTCAATAAAAGGGAAACTTTTGTGGATCTTTATTTTTTTTGTTTTTTTACCAATTTCTATAATAGGCTTCATATGGTATGAAAACTCAACCTCTACTATTGAACAAGCAGCGATTCAATCAAACAAAAAATTAATGCAGCAGACAAATGAGTACTTAAATTTATACATTTCTAACTTGGAGAATTCTACATATCCATTTATTTCTAATCCTCAAATTCAAAGATTCATTAATAGCGGTGAACTAAGCAGATATGAATATTTTATTTTATCAGAACAAATTGAAAAAGAGTTATTCACACAGATGATGGATGGAAGATCAGACATAGTTGGAATATCCCTGATAAGTAAAAATAACAGACAAATAAATTACTATAATAGTACTGAATTAATTGACATGGATCGCGTTAGAAACAGGAATTACTCCATTTTAAATAAGGCAACTGAAATGAATAACTTTAATGTTATAGGATTACAGAAAATTGGATCCCAGCCTGTTATAACCGTTTCAAGAAAGATTCATAGCAATAATTCTTATTTATATGAAGCATTATTAATTGTGGATATAAACTTAAACCAAATTTCCAATATAAGTAACAACCTATACATAGAGAATTCAAATGTCTGGATAATGGATTATACTGGCCAAATCATTTATCATACAAATCCCAACCTTATTGGGGAATATGTAAAATCAGCTACATTAGATCGTTATCTAAAGAATAGAAGTGACATTTTTACGACTACTCAGAACAAAGAGAAGGATATTTTTATATATGAGCACTTCCAGGCTACAGACTGGGTTTTAATTGCGCAACTACCCCATGAAAAAATTATTAGCCATTTACTAAAGTTACGAACAATTACTATTATTTTAGGTGGAGTTATTATTATGGTGGCCCTTTCGGTTTTTGGAGGATTCTCATTGTCACTAACTGGTTCTCTTTCCTACCTTCAAAATTTAATGAAAAAAGTGGAATTAGGAGACTTAACAGTGCAAAATACAAAATATAAGGAACGTAAAGATGAAATTGGTAATTTATTTCGAAGTTTTAACAGAATGATTAATGAATTGAAGAGATTATATGAAGAAGTCCATTCTGCTCAATTAAAAGAACAAAAAATGCAGATTAAACAAAAAGAATCCGCTCTTCGCGCTATGCAGGCTCAAATAAATCCGCATTTTCTCTATAACACACTGGAAATTATTAATTCACATGCGATCTTAGAAGATAATATGGTCATTAGTAAAACAGCTACGTCTCTTGCCCATATGTTTCGTTATAACCTTGGTGATGCCCGACAGGTTGTTTCATTAAGAGAAGAAATTGACCATATCAAATCATACTTAGAGATTCAGAAGGAAAGACACAGGCATTTAGAAATAGACTTACAAATAGATGATGAATGCCTAGAGGCAATTTCAATAATCCGTTTATCCCTGCAACCATTAGTTGAAAATGCCTTTTTACACGGATACCAAGATCATAAAATGAAAGCTTCTTACATAGGCATTCATACGTTTACAAAGTCAGATTACTATATCGTTCAAATTATTGATAAAGGGTATGGAATCAACTCAAAAATTAAAGAAAAATATAATCTTGCTTTTAAGAGTACTATTGATAATCACATTCAGGATAAAGAAAAAGAATCTAAAAGTATTGGTTTATGGAATGTCCATGAAAGAATCCGTTTAGCTTTCGGTTCCTCATATGGATTACACATCAAAGAAGTAACCCAAGGTAAAGGAACCATTATTGAAATAAAACTTCCCTATTCGGAGGAGGCAAATTCATGTATAACGTCATGA